A genomic region of Sarcophilus harrisii chromosome 6, mSarHar1.11, whole genome shotgun sequence contains the following coding sequences:
- the CTSF gene encoding cathepsin F encodes MEVWQLLLPTLWSLLRGGEGWRLPPASDPALEAPARFAMEVYNRGRDLGAAAELLSVRGRGLKMAQGQLYSLEVTLQEPPCGPPTACEDARPSGTLLCHFEVLDQMWAKQTLLKQDCGRPGDQRLHWTSGRQAPAPAAQEDSVQLISLFKDFLTTYNKSYANATETQRRLGIFARNLELARKVQELDRGSAEYGVTKFSDLTEEEFRTSYLNPLLSSLPGRALRPGPATRGPAPASWDWRDHGAVTGVKNQGACGSCWAFSVTGNVEGQWFLRRGALLALSEQELVDCDTLDQACGGGLPSNAYTAIEKLGGLETEKDYSYEGRKERCSFSPDKARVYINSSVDLSRDEEELATWLAENGPVSIALNAFAMQFYRRGVSHPFRPLCSPWFIDHAVLLVGYGHRSGIPFWAIKNSWGPDWGEEGYYYLYRGARACGVNAMASSAIVD; translated from the exons ATGGAGGTCTGGCAGCTGCTCCTCCCGACACTGTGGTCTCTGCTCCGGGGCGGGGAGGGCTGGCGCCTCCCGCCGGCGTCAGACCCCGCGCTGGAAGCCCCGGCTCGGTTTGCGATGGAGGTTTACAACCGGGGCCGCGATCTGGGGGCTGCGGCCGAACTGCTGAGCGTTCGGGGGCGGGGCCTAAAG ATGGCCCAGGGCCAGCTGTACTCCCTAGAAGTGACGCTGCAGGAGCCGCCGTGCGGCCCCCCCACGGCCTGCGAGGACGCCCGCCCTTCGGGGACCCTG CTTTGTCACTTCGAAGTCCTGGACCAGATGTGGGCCAAGCAGACGCTGCTGAAGCAAGACTGTGGCCGGCCGG GGGACCAGCGTCTCCACTGGACTTCCGGCCGCCAGGCTCCCGCCCCTGCAGCGCAG GAGGACTCGGTGCAGCTGATCTCGCTCTTCAAGGACTTCCTGACCACCTACAACAAGAGTTACGCCAATGCCACAG AGACGCAGAGGCGCCTGGGGATCTTTGCCCGCAACCTGGAGCTGGCCCGCAAGGTGCAGGAGCTGGACCGAGGCTCTGCCGAGTACGGAGTCACCAAGTTCAGTGACCTCACAG AGGAGGAGTTTCGGACTTCTTATCTGAACCCCCTGCTGAGCAGCCTCCCAGGCCGGGCCCTGAGGCCAGGTCCTGCCACACGAGGCCCGGCCCCGGCCTCCTGGGACTGGAGAGACCACGGGGCTGTCACCGGCGTCAAGAATCAG gGCGCCTGCGGCTCCTGCTGGGCCTTCTCTGTCACCGGCAACGTGGAGGGGCAGTGGTTCCTGCGCCGAGGGGCCCTGCTGGCCCTCTCCGAGCAGG AGCTGGTGGACTGCGACACTCTGGACCAAGCCTGTGGCGGAGGCCTGCCCTCCAACGCCTACACGGCCATCGAGAAGCTCG GTGGCCTGGAGACAGAGAAGGATTACAGCTACGAGGGCCGCAAGGAACGCTGCAGCTTTTCTCCCGACAAGGCCAGGGTCTACATCAACAGCTCCGTGGATCTGAGCCGTGATGAAGAAG AGCTTGCCACATGGCTGGCGGAGAACGGCCCCGTCTCCATCGCTCTCAACGCCTTCGCCATGCAG TTCTACCGCCGGGGAGTCTCCCACCCGTTCCGGCCCCTCTGCAGCCCCTGGTTCATTGACCACGCTGTGTTGCTTGTGGGCTATGGCCATC GCTCCGGCATCCCCTTCTGGGCCATCAAGAACAGCTGGGGCCCCGACTGGGGCGAGGAG gGTTATTATTACTTATACCGAGGGGCCCGGGCCTGTGGGGTGAATGCCATGGCCAGCTCTGCCATCGTGGACTAG
- the ACTN3 gene encoding alpha-actinin-3 produces the protein MMMVLQPEGLGEGQGPYGGGEYMEQEEDWDRDLLLDPAWEKQQRKTFTAWCNSHLRKAGTQIENIEEDFRNGLKLMLLLEVISGERLPRPDKGKMRFHKIANVNKALDFIASKGVKLVSIGAEEIVDGNLKMTLGMIWTIILRFAIQDISVEETSAKEGLLLWCQRKTAPYRNVNVQNFHTSWKDGLALCALIHRHRPDLIDYAKLRKDDPIGNLNTAFEVAEKYLDIPKMLDAEDIVNTPKPDEKAVMTYVSCFYHAFAGAEQAETAANRICKVLAVNQENEKLMEEYEKLASELLEWIRRTVPWLENRTSEPSMSAMQRKLEDFREYRRLHKPPRVQEKCQLEINFNTLQTKLRLSHRPAFMPSEGKLVSDIANAWRGLEQAEKGYEDWLLAEIRRLQRLQHLAEKFRQKASLHETWTRGKEDLLSQRDYESASLQEVRALLRRHEAFESDLAAHQDRVEQIAAIAQELNELDYHDAASVNSRCQAICDQWDSLGTLTQKRRDALERMEKLLETIDQLQLEFARRAAPFNNWLDGAVEDLQDVWLVHSVDETQSLITAHEQFKATLPEADRERGAILGIQGEIQKICQTYGLRLPASNPYISLTPQDITSKWDMVRKLVPSRDQTLQEELARQQANERLRRQFAAQANAIGPWIQGKVEEVGRLAVGLAGSLEEQMAGLKQQEQNIINYKSNVDRLEGDHQLLQESLVFDNKHTVYSMEHIRVGWEQLLTSIARTINEVENQVLTRDAKGLSQEQLNEFRASFNHFDRKRNGMMEPDDFRACLISMGYDLGEVEFARIMTMVDPNAAGVVTFQAFIDFMTRETAETDTAEQVVASFKILAGDKNYITSEELRRELPPEQAEYCIRRMITYTGPGAPSGALDYVAFSNALYGESDL, from the exons GGGAGAGGCTGCCCAGGCCAGATAAAGGCAAGATGCGCTTCCACAAGATTGCCAACGTCAACAAGGCCCTGGACTTCATCGCCAGCAAAGGGGTCAAGCTCGTGTCCATCGGGGCTGAAG AAATTGTGGACGGGAACCTGAAGATGACTTTGGGCATGATCTGGACCATCATCCTCCGCTTTGCCATCCAGGACATCTCTGTGGAGG AGACCTCGGCCAAGGAGGGTTTGCTCCTGTGGTGTCAGCGGAAGACGGCGCCCTACCGGAATGTGAACGTGCAAAACTTCCACACGAG CTGGAAGGACGGCCTGGCCCTCTGTGCTCTCATCCACCGGCACCGCCCCGACCTCATCGACTACGCCAAACTGCGCAAG GATGACCCCATCGGCAACCTGAACACCGCCTTTGAGGTCGCTGAGAAGTACCTGGACATCCCCAAAATGTTGGATGCAGAAG ATATTGTGAACACCCCCAAGCCGGATGAGAAGGCTGTCATGACCTACGTATCCTGCTTCTACCACGCCTTTGCTGGGGCTGAGCAG GCCGAGACAGCTGCCAACAGGATCTGCAAGGTGCTGGCCGTGAACCAGGAGAATGAGAAGCTGATGGAGGAGTATGAGAAGCTGGCCAGCGAG TTGCTGGAATGGATCCGCCGCACGGTGCCCTGGCTGGAGAACCGGACCAGCGAGCCCAGCATGAGTGCCATGCAGCGGAAGCTGGAGGATTTCCGGGAGTACCGGCGACTGCACAAGCCGCCCCGCGTGCAGGAGAAGTGCCAGCTGGAGATTAACTTCAACACGCTGCAGACCAAGCTTCGGCTCAGCCACCGGCCCGCCTTCATGCCCTCGGAAGGCAAGCTGGTCTCG GACATCGCCAACGCCTGGCGGGGCCTGGAACAGGCTGAGAAGGGCTACGAGGACTGGCTGCTGGCCGAGATCCGGAGGCTCCAGCGGCTGCAGCATCTGGCAGAGAAGTTCCGGCAGAAAGCTTCCCTGCATGAGACGTGGACTCGGG GAAAGGAAGATCTGCTGAGCCAGAGAGATTATGAATCGGCCTCCCTGCAGGAGGTGCGGGCCCTGCTGAGGCGGCACGAGGCCTTTGAGAGCGACCTGGCCGCCCACCAGGACCGGGTGGAGCAGATTGCTGCCATAGCCCAGGAGCTCAA TGAGCTGGATTACCACGACGCAGCCTCCGTGAACAGCCGCTGCCAGGCCATCTGCGACCAGTGGGACTCCCTGGGGACGCTGACTCAGAAAAGAAGGGATGCCCTGGAG AGGATGGAGAAGCTCCTGGAAACCATAGACCAGCTGCAGCTGGAGTTTGCCCGCCGGGCGGCGCCCTTCAACAACTGGCTGGACGGGGCGGTGGAGGACCTGCAGGACGTGTGGCTGGTGCACTCGGTGGACGAGACCCAG AGCCTCATCACGGCGCACGAGCAGTTCAAGGCCACCCTGCCCGAGGCCGACCGCGAGCGGGGCGCCATCCTGGGCATTCAGGGGGAGATCCAGAAGATCTGCCAGACCTACGGGCTGCGCCTGCCGGCCTCCAACCCCTACATCAGCCTCACGCCCCAGGACATCACAAGCAAGTGGGACATG GTGCGGAAGCTGGTGCCCAGCCGGGACCAGACGCTGCAGGAGGAGCTGGCCCGCCAGCAGGCCAACGAGCGGCTCCGCAGGCAGTTCGCGGCCCAGGCCAACGCCATCGGCCCTTGGATTCAGGGAAAGGTGGAG GAAGTTGGCCGTCTGGCCGTGGGGCTGGCTGGCTCCCTGGAGGAACAGATGGCGGGACTGAAGCAGCAAGAACAAAATATCATCAACTACAAGAGCAACGTGGACCGGCTTGAGGGCGACCACCAGCTGCTGCAGGAGAGCCTGGTGTTTGACAACAAACACACCGTCTACAGCATGGAG CATATCCGCGTGGGCTGGGAACAGCTGCTCACCTCCATCGCCCGGACCATCAATGAGGTGGAGAACCAGGTGCTGACCCGGGATGCCAAAGGCCTGAGCCAGGAACAGCTGAACGAGTTCCGGGCCTCCTTCAACCACTTTGATCGG AAACGGAACGGGATGATGGAACCGGATGACTTCCGAGCCTGTCTCATCTCCATGGGCTACGACTTG GGGGAAGTTGAGTTTGCCCGCATCATGACCATGGTGGACCCCAACGCGGCCGGGGTCGTCACCTTCCAAGCCTTCATCGACTTCATGACCCGAGAGACGGCCGAGACGGACACGGCCGAGCAGGTGGTGGCCTCCTTCAAGATCTTGGCGGGAGACAAG AATTACATCACGAGCGAGGAGCTGAGGCGGGAGCTGCCGCCCGAGCAGGCCGAGTACTGCATCCGCCGGATGATCACCTACACCGGGCCCGGGGCCCCCTCAGGGGCTCTGGACTACGTCGCCTTCTCGAACGCCCTTTATGGGGAGAGTGACCTCTGA